A single Caretta caretta isolate rCarCar2 chromosome 2, rCarCar1.hap1, whole genome shotgun sequence DNA region contains:
- the OTUD1 gene encoding OTU domain-containing protein 1 has product MQLYSSVITHYPAAGGTAAGGAGVFKVSLPAVPPSPDAAGQSPAAESPAKESLVPGGSGAAMTAFSSCLELMPGGPAAGPGGRQAAAPQYSSSAQITVSRRRPLERIVPIRIVQRPEPPVELAPASPQSRAWLEGILESMRQAGGEAEAAAAPHRPEEPSNHSLRLSEHCQALQAAASVQPGPAATCGGEESSGQALPLPCSPLAEEEGPSPRRTPERSEKLALYLAEVEKQDKYLRHKGRFRFHIIPDGNCLYRAVCKAVYGDQRLHSELREQTVHYIADHLHHFSPIIEGDVGEFLIGAAQDGAWAGYPELLAMGQMLNVNIHLTTGGRPESPTVSTMAHYLGPEDPARPSIWLSWLSNGHYDAVLDCVCPNPEYEAWCRQTQVQRRRDEELAKSMAMSLSKMYIEQNTCS; this is encoded by the coding sequence ATGCAGCTTTACAGCTCCGTGATCACCCACTACCCGGCAGCGGGGGGAACGGCGGCAGGCGGGGCGGGCGTTTTCAAAGTCTCCCTGCCGGCCGTGCCCCCCTCTCCGGACGCAGCGGGCCAAAGCCCGGCCGCCGAGAGCCCCGCTAAGGAGAGTCTGGTGCCTGGAGGCAGCGGAGCCGCCATGActgccttctcctcctgcctAGAGCTGATGCCCGGCGGGCCCGCGGCGGGCCCGGGCGGCAGGCAGGCGGCGGCCCCGCAGTACAGCTCTAGCGCGCAGATCACCGTGAGCCGCAGGAGGCCGCTGGAGAGGATCGTGCCCATCCGCATCGTGCAGCGCCCCGAGCCCCCCGTCGagctggccccggcctctccgcagaGCCGAGCCTGGCTCGAGGGTATCCTGGAGAGCATGAGACAGGCCGGCGGGGAGGCGGAGGCCGCCGCAGCCCCGCACCGCCCGGAGGAGCCCAGCAACCACAGCCTCCGCCTCAGCGAGCACTGCCAGGCTCTGCAGGCGGCGGCCAGCGTccagcccggcccggccgccACCTGCGGCGGCGAGGAGAGCAgcggccaggccctgcccctgccctgctccccgctaGCGGAGGAGGAGGGCCCCAGCCCGAGGAGGACGCCGGAGCGGAGTGAGAAGCTGGCTCTGTACCTGGCCGAGGTGGAGAAGCAGGACAAATACCTGCGGCACAAGGGCCGATTCCGCTTCCACATCATCCCTGATGGAAACTGCTTGTACCGCGCCGTCTGCAAGGCGGTGTACGGGGACCAGCGGCTGCACAGCGAGCTCCGCGAGCAGACTGTGCACTACATCGCGGACCACCTGCACCATTTCAGCCCCATCATCGAGGGCGATGTGGGCGAGTTTCTCATCGGCGCCGCCCAGGACGGCGCCTGGGCCGGCTACCCTGAGCTCTTGGCCATGGGGCAGATGCTGAACGTAAACATTCATCTCACCACGGGCGGCAGGCCAGAGAGCCCCACCGTCTCCACCATGGCCCACTACCTGGGCCCTGAggacccggcccggcccagcaTCTGGCTGAGCTGGCTCAGCAACGGGCACTACGACGCTGTGCTGGACTGTGTGTGTCCCAACCCGGAGTACGAGGCCTGGTGCAGGCAGACTCAGGTGCAGCGGAGGCGGGACGAAGAGCTTGCCAAATCCATGGCCATGTCACTGTCTAAGATGTACATCGAACAGAACACCTGCTCCTGA